One segment of Carya illinoinensis cultivar Pawnee chromosome 1, C.illinoinensisPawnee_v1, whole genome shotgun sequence DNA contains the following:
- the LOC122303191 gene encoding auxin-responsive protein SAUR50-like → MDSKKSNKIREIVRLQQILKKWKKLANAPKNSSINTSISSSTSTTNISNGSKSIKFLKRTLSFSDVAGASTDVVPKGFLAVCVGKELKRFIIPTHYLGHQAFGILLREAEEEFGFQQEGVLKIPCEVSVFEKILKAVEEKREVFYLHEVGFDAENEKIGYCYSSDCELTPSHHPQMCR, encoded by the coding sequence ATGGATTCAAAGAAGTCTAACAAGATCAGAGAGATTGTTAGGCTTCAACAGATCCTGAAGAAGTGGAAAAAGCTTGCTAATGCTCCAAAAAACAGCTCCATTAATACTTCTATTTCTAGCTCTACCAGCACCACCAATATTAGCAATGGCAGTAAAAGCATCAAGTTCCTAAAGAGAACACTCTCCTTCTCAGATGTTGCGGGGGCTTCCACAGATGTCGTCCCGAAAGGCTTTCTTGCCGTTTGTGTAGGGAAGGAACTGAAGAGATTCATCATCCCGACACACTACTTGGGTCAccaagcatttgggatattattGCGAGAAGCCGAAGAAGAATTTGGCTTCCAACAAGAGGGCGTGCTCAAAATTCCGTGTGAAGTATCAGTGTTCGAGAAAATCTTGAAGGCGGTTGAAGAGAAAAGGGAGGTATTCTACTTACATGAGGTTGGTTTCGATGCTGAAAACGAAAAGATTGGATACTGCTACTCATCGGATTGTGAGCTCACACCCTCTCATCATCCTCAAATGTGTAGATGA